One window of uncultured Trichococcus sp. genomic DNA carries:
- a CDS encoding energy-coupling factor transporter transmembrane component T translates to MKGWEQAKETWLHRVNPSLKLGMALLLCIAVMFVRNLEIMAFIGSGLLVLFLLFTGQPLKRILLLLIPFCAIFVSTASAMIMFGKGETLWFEWGLIRITEESFLRGMLIGLRAMVFAVLGLTFALTTRPVNLFYSLMQQLRLDPKYAYSFMAALRLIPIMTEEFETIRNARKVRGSERVTGLQGILFKMKVYTIPLLSGSIRRAHRIAVAMEAKRFSGNESRTYYYEIGYSGNDVLFIAYMLMLAVAAYGVNGLFGN, encoded by the coding sequence ATGAAGGGATGGGAACAAGCGAAAGAAACCTGGCTTCACCGTGTCAATCCTAGCTTGAAATTAGGCATGGCGCTGCTGCTCTGCATCGCTGTAATGTTTGTCCGCAACCTTGAGATTATGGCATTCATCGGCAGTGGGCTTTTGGTCCTGTTCCTGCTGTTCACGGGACAGCCGTTGAAGCGGATCTTGTTGTTGTTGATTCCTTTCTGCGCCATTTTCGTGTCGACAGCCAGCGCCATGATCATGTTCGGGAAAGGCGAAACGCTTTGGTTCGAATGGGGGCTGATCCGCATCACCGAGGAGAGTTTTTTGCGGGGCATGCTGATAGGACTGCGCGCCATGGTCTTCGCCGTTTTGGGCTTGACCTTCGCATTGACGACCCGTCCGGTCAATTTATTTTATTCGCTGATGCAGCAGCTGCGCCTGGATCCGAAATATGCCTACAGCTTCATGGCTGCGCTGCGGTTGATTCCGATCATGACGGAGGAATTCGAAACGATCCGCAATGCCCGCAAGGTGCGCGGCAGCGAAAGGGTGACGGGTTTACAGGGTATCCTTTTCAAGATGAAGGTCTACACGATCCCGCTGCTTTCAGGCAGCATCCGGCGCGCGCATCGCATCGCCGTGGCAATGGAAGCAAAGCGGTTTTCCGGTAATGAGAGCCGGACCTATTATTATGAAATCGGCTATTCGGGTAACGATGTTCTTTTTATTGCCTATATGCTGATGTTGGCAGTCGCAGCTTATGGCGTGAATGGGTTGTTCGGGAATTGA
- the tenA gene encoding thiaminase II translates to MTFSAQIRQAVEPIWAASMEHPFVKGIGDGSLPLENFRFYIQQDSYYLTRFAKILALGAAKAPDIETTNQFADFAKHTYSAEIGLHEQFSKRLGITAEEKELFKPAPTAYAYTSHLYHAGHSGHLGDVIAAVLPCYWLYAEIGDAFIDAAPEEPIYQEWIATYGGKDFQDRVDEQIAHLDKIAASATEADRERMKEHFIISSQYEYAFWEMAYRMETWPVPLEN, encoded by the coding sequence ATGACATTTTCAGCACAAATCCGCCAAGCGGTCGAACCGATCTGGGCAGCCAGCATGGAGCATCCGTTCGTGAAAGGGATCGGGGACGGCAGCTTGCCGTTGGAGAATTTCCGATTCTACATCCAACAGGATTCCTATTACCTGACGCGTTTCGCCAAAATTTTGGCACTAGGCGCGGCCAAAGCACCGGACATCGAAACGACCAACCAGTTCGCCGATTTCGCGAAGCATACCTACAGCGCCGAAATCGGTCTGCATGAACAGTTTTCGAAAAGGCTGGGCATCACGGCGGAGGAAAAAGAGCTTTTCAAGCCTGCGCCGACCGCGTATGCCTACACCTCCCACCTTTATCACGCCGGCCACTCTGGGCATTTGGGGGATGTCATCGCCGCTGTATTGCCTTGCTACTGGCTCTATGCCGAGATCGGGGACGCCTTCATTGACGCGGCACCTGAAGAACCGATCTATCAGGAATGGATCGCTACTTATGGCGGTAAGGATTTTCAGGACCGGGTGGATGAACAGATTGCGCATCTGGATAAGATCGCTGCATCTGCAACCGAAGCGGACCGCGAAAGGATGAAAGAACATTTCATCATCAGCAGCCAGTACGAATACGCGTTTTGGGAAATGGCCTATCGCATGGAAACATGGCCGGTACCATTGGAGAACTGA
- a CDS encoding ECF transporter S component has protein sequence MKKELKLTDILVTIVIAIAFGIVYILWGTVYYAVQPLGLHLDQLLYGMWFIAGTVAYFIIRKPGVALLAEIAAASGEFLLGSPWGLTVLLSGVVQGLFAELVFMAFRYKRFDLKVAALAASASCVGSLVVDALNGQIAELAAWNLALYLLARFAGSIFFAGVLAYYLAEVLEDTGVTNLVRPLSTEDFTDMD, from the coding sequence ATGAAAAAAGAATTGAAGCTTACAGATATTTTGGTGACGATCGTCATCGCCATCGCTTTCGGGATCGTCTACATCCTGTGGGGAACGGTTTATTACGCGGTGCAGCCGTTGGGTCTGCATCTTGATCAGCTGCTGTACGGCATGTGGTTCATCGCCGGCACAGTCGCCTATTTCATCATCCGCAAACCGGGTGTGGCGCTGTTGGCGGAAATCGCTGCAGCTTCAGGCGAATTCCTTTTGGGTTCGCCTTGGGGTCTGACCGTCTTGCTTTCCGGTGTGGTGCAGGGATTGTTTGCGGAATTGGTGTTCATGGCCTTCCGTTACAAACGTTTTGACCTGAAGGTTGCCGCTTTGGCAGCTTCGGCATCTTGCGTGGGCTCGCTAGTGGTGGATGCGTTGAACGGGCAGATCGCTGAGTTGGCTGCTTGGAACTTGGCGCTGTATTTGCTGGCCCGTTTTGCCGGTTCAATTTTCTTTGCCGGGGTGCTGGCCTACTACTTGGCGGAAGTCTTGGAGGATACCGGCGTGACGAACCTTGTCCGTCCGCTTTCGACTGAAGATTTCACAGATATGGATTAA
- a CDS encoding ABC transporter ATP-binding protein, whose translation MEQQAYVEKLKLKFPGDAELLFSDLSFSVAEGEKVLLLGPSGCGKSTLLQVLSGLIPQSIEVPMKADKLVTPASWGYVFQDPDSQFCMPYVDEELAFVLENLSVPREEMAAKIDFALRQVGLELADSHIPIASLSGGMKQRLAIASVLTLNPEVLFLDEPSAMLDPEGTEAIWEVLQEVCKDKTVVIVEHKIDHVLAFAERLVLFDASGRIIADGPNAAIFSAHKDEMQEQGIWFPGVWDRHLAETPLQRKQKAFRLQSPLLELRDFKGVRNGETKIQGAGLAAYPGEWIIIRGQNGAGKSTFLHAVMQFIKTSGHYELEGKPIKKVKKLAERVAFVFQNPEYQFVANTVYEEMAYSLRLDGKGNSDIEKLVEEYLELFQLSGQREKNPFQLSMGQKRRLSVAATIIQGQRVILLDEPTFGLDSKNTFALLKFLESYRKKGTVILMVTHDEVLSQSYGTTFWTVADGEIKDTTGSATDMQTAFSADLRLEGGLCG comes from the coding sequence ATGGAGCAGCAAGCGTATGTGGAAAAGCTGAAGCTGAAATTTCCCGGGGATGCCGAGTTGTTGTTCAGTGACCTTTCCTTTTCGGTCGCTGAAGGTGAAAAAGTGCTGCTTTTGGGTCCATCCGGCTGCGGAAAATCCACGCTGCTGCAGGTTTTGAGCGGGCTGATTCCGCAATCGATCGAAGTGCCGATGAAAGCCGATAAGCTTGTGACGCCGGCTTCCTGGGGCTATGTTTTCCAGGATCCGGACAGCCAATTCTGCATGCCCTACGTCGATGAGGAGCTCGCTTTCGTGCTCGAAAATCTCTCGGTTCCGCGCGAAGAGATGGCTGCCAAAATAGACTTTGCGCTCCGGCAGGTGGGCTTGGAATTGGCGGACAGCCATATCCCCATCGCAAGCCTTTCCGGGGGGATGAAGCAGCGGCTGGCAATCGCCTCGGTGTTGACCTTGAATCCGGAGGTGCTCTTTTTGGATGAGCCCTCCGCCATGCTCGATCCGGAAGGGACGGAAGCGATCTGGGAGGTCCTGCAGGAAGTCTGCAAGGACAAAACGGTCGTCATTGTGGAGCACAAAATCGATCATGTCCTGGCATTCGCCGAACGCCTCGTATTGTTCGATGCATCCGGCCGCATCATCGCCGATGGACCGAACGCAGCAATCTTCTCGGCCCACAAGGATGAAATGCAGGAGCAGGGTATCTGGTTTCCGGGGGTGTGGGACCGGCATCTGGCAGAAACGCCGTTGCAACGAAAGCAGAAGGCCTTTAGATTGCAAAGTCCGCTGCTGGAACTGCGCGATTTCAAGGGGGTCCGCAATGGGGAAACGAAAATCCAAGGGGCCGGGTTGGCGGCCTATCCGGGTGAATGGATCATCATCCGCGGCCAAAACGGAGCCGGAAAAAGCACCTTCCTCCATGCCGTCATGCAGTTCATCAAAACGAGCGGGCACTACGAACTGGAGGGAAAGCCGATCAAAAAAGTGAAGAAGCTGGCTGAACGGGTGGCTTTTGTTTTCCAGAATCCGGAGTACCAGTTCGTGGCGAATACGGTCTACGAAGAGATGGCTTATTCGCTCCGGCTGGACGGCAAGGGAAATTCAGATATCGAGAAGCTTGTGGAGGAATATCTGGAACTCTTCCAGTTGAGCGGACAGCGGGAAAAAAATCCTTTCCAACTTTCGATGGGGCAAAAGCGGCGTCTGAGTGTAGCGGCGACGATCATCCAAGGGCAGCGAGTGATCCTTTTGGATGAACCGACTTTCGGGCTGGATTCCAAAAACACTTTTGCTTTGCTGAAATTTTTGGAAAGTTACCGGAAAAAGGGCACCGTCATCCTGATGGTGACGCACGATGAAGTGCTCTCCCAGAGCTATGGGACGACGTTTTGGACGGTTGCTGATGGTGAAATCAAGGATACCACCGGATCGGCTACGGACATGCAGACTGCATTCTCCGCTGATTTGCGATTGGAAGGGGGATTGTGCGGATGA